From Streptomyces chrestomyceticus JCM 4735, one genomic window encodes:
- a CDS encoding phenylacetate--CoA ligase family protein translates to MTESMAWLGRDARRARKEGMPAVTRRQRDRLADMVAHARAASPYYRSLYDGLPERIEDPALLPVTDKKKLMGHFDDWVADRAVTYEKVRAFSDDPDRIGQRFHGKYMVATTSGTSGRRGLFVLDDRYMDVGAALTSRALASWLGPAGLLRAATRGGRFAQLVATGGHYVGFAAYSRTLRAGGWRSKLIRAFPVHTPMAQLVAELNEYRPAFVIGYASTIMLLTAEQEAGRLRIDPVLVQPAGETMSTDDTDRIARAFRTTVRAMYSATECTYLSHSCAHGWYHVNSDWAVLEPVDAEHRPTPPGEYSHTVLISNLANRVQPFLRYDLGDSVMLRPDPCPCGNPLPALRVQGRSGDILTFPTHGGDPVQLAPLAFGTLFDRTPGVELFQVEQTAPSSLRVRLLPAADADPERVWQTAHLELTRLLADNALDHVTVQRAEEPPQQAPGGKYRTVIPFDRSGSHP, encoded by the coding sequence ATGACCGAGAGCATGGCGTGGCTCGGACGGGACGCCCGCAGGGCCCGCAAGGAGGGCATGCCCGCCGTCACCCGGCGGCAGCGCGACCGGCTGGCCGACATGGTCGCCCACGCCCGGGCCGCCTCCCCGTACTACCGCAGTCTCTACGACGGCCTGCCCGAGCGGATCGAGGACCCGGCGCTGCTGCCGGTCACCGACAAGAAGAAGCTGATGGGGCACTTCGACGACTGGGTGGCCGACCGTGCCGTCACGTACGAGAAGGTGCGCGCCTTCAGCGACGACCCCGACCGGATCGGGCAGCGGTTCCACGGGAAGTACATGGTCGCCACGACCTCGGGCACCAGCGGCCGGCGCGGCCTCTTCGTCCTCGACGACCGGTACATGGACGTGGGCGCCGCACTCACCTCCCGGGCGCTCGCCTCGTGGCTGGGCCCCGCCGGGCTCCTCCGGGCGGCCACCCGGGGCGGCCGCTTCGCCCAACTCGTCGCCACCGGTGGGCACTACGTCGGCTTCGCCGCGTACTCCCGCACGCTCCGGGCGGGCGGATGGCGCAGCAAACTGATACGGGCGTTCCCGGTGCACACACCGATGGCGCAGTTGGTGGCCGAACTCAACGAGTACCGCCCCGCCTTCGTCATCGGCTACGCCAGTACGATCATGCTGCTCACCGCCGAGCAGGAAGCCGGCCGTCTGCGCATCGACCCGGTGCTGGTCCAGCCGGCCGGCGAGACGATGAGCACGGACGACACCGACAGGATCGCCCGCGCCTTCCGCACCACGGTCCGCGCGATGTACAGCGCGACCGAGTGCACCTACCTCAGCCATAGCTGCGCCCACGGCTGGTACCACGTCAACAGCGACTGGGCCGTGCTCGAACCGGTCGACGCCGAGCACCGGCCCACCCCGCCCGGCGAGTACTCGCACACCGTACTGATCAGCAACCTCGCCAACCGCGTGCAGCCGTTCCTGCGCTACGACCTCGGCGACAGCGTCATGCTCCGGCCCGACCCGTGCCCGTGCGGCAACCCGCTGCCCGCGCTGCGCGTGCAAGGCCGCTCCGGCGACATCCTCACCTTCCCCACCCACGGTGGCGACCCCGTGCAGCTCGCTCCCCTGGCCTTCGGCACCCTCTTCGACCGCACGCCTGGGGTCGAGTTGTTCCAGGTCGAGCAGACCGCCCCGTCGTCCCTGCGCGTACGCCTGCTGCCGGCCGCCGACGCCGACCCGGAGCGCGTATGGCAGACCGCGCACCTGGAGCTGACCCGCCTCCTCGCCGACAACGCACTCGACCACGTCACGGTCCAGCGCGCCGAAGAACCCCCGCAGCAGGCACCCGGCGGCAAGTACCGCACAGTCATTCCCTTCGACCGGTCGGGCAGTCACCCCTGA
- a CDS encoding two-component system response regulator gives MPEITSAVHHSAVQRRTADAPAPAPHALSIPVPSPAPEPSAPAAIRPGAAPGPERGGPVTVLLVDDRVENLLALEAVLAPLGYDLVRATSGEQALKALLVREFALILLDVQMPHMDGFETAAHIKRRARTRHVPIIFLTAASHGPHHAFRGYAAGASDYMVKPFDPWALRAKVNVFVDLYRVNRRLHDQRALLQAEGLLKTGELKAGDLSRSGGQTAASPVLAELDARLQTVEDSARDLFAQLPSPRAPAGAQATAAALAEQLMRLRQHIDLLLDGHALPGERCPGGPRTHT, from the coding sequence ATGCCAGAGATCACCAGCGCCGTGCACCACAGTGCGGTCCAACGGCGTACCGCGGATGCCCCGGCCCCCGCGCCCCACGCGCTGTCGATCCCCGTCCCCTCCCCAGCCCCGGAGCCCTCCGCGCCCGCGGCCATCCGTCCCGGGGCAGCCCCGGGACCGGAGCGCGGCGGGCCGGTCACCGTCCTGCTGGTCGACGACCGGGTGGAGAACCTGCTGGCCCTGGAGGCCGTCCTTGCGCCCCTGGGCTACGACCTGGTGCGCGCGACCTCCGGCGAGCAGGCCCTCAAGGCCCTGCTCGTCAGGGAGTTCGCGTTGATACTGCTGGACGTGCAGATGCCGCACATGGACGGGTTCGAGACCGCGGCCCACATCAAGCGCCGCGCCCGTACCCGCCATGTACCCATCATCTTCCTGACGGCCGCGAGCCACGGCCCGCACCATGCCTTCCGCGGCTACGCGGCCGGCGCCTCCGACTACATGGTCAAGCCGTTCGACCCGTGGGCGCTGCGGGCCAAGGTCAACGTCTTCGTCGACCTGTACCGCGTCAACCGGCGCCTGCACGACCAGCGGGCCCTGCTGCAGGCGGAAGGACTGCTCAAGACCGGAGAGCTGAAGGCCGGAGACCTGAGCCGCAGCGGCGGGCAGACGGCGGCGAGCCCGGTGCTGGCCGAGCTGGACGCCCGGCTGCAGACCGTCGAGGACAGCGCCCGCGACCTGTTCGCCCAACTGCCCTCGCCGCGCGCCCCGGCCGGTGCGCAGGCCACAGCCGCAGCCCTGGCCGAACAGCTCATGCGGCTGCGCCAGCACATCGACCTCCTGCTGGACGGCCATGCCCTTCCCGGGGAGCGATGCCCGGGCGGTCCGCGAACGCACACGTGA
- a CDS encoding serine hydrolase domain-containing protein, which translates to MAEIQGSYDDLFTAVPGVLAALLDSGDTGGSVAVFVDGEPVVDVWGGYADADRTIPWQRDTITGVWSVTKTMTALCALVLADRSQLDMDAPVARYWPEFATAGKDRVLVRHLLAHTAGLPHWDGPVEELYDWPSATARLAAQAPLWEPGTAAGYHSLTQGYLVGEVVRRITGRSMGEFFAAEVAGPLGADFRIGLSAEHDHRVALAVPPPSHDEDYLASAPGATAAPAAGTGIRVRDGNSVAWRRAQIPAAGGFGNARSVALVQSVMACGGTVRGVRLLSQAGCDRAWEEQFRGEDRVLGMPMRYGLGYGLFGSTYGWGGWGGSMVMIEPDARMVVAYVTNQMREPGHDNRGLEVVMAAYDGVTALRS; encoded by the coding sequence ATGGCCGAGATTCAGGGTTCCTACGACGATCTCTTCACCGCGGTGCCTGGCGTACTCGCCGCATTGCTGGACTCCGGAGACACGGGCGGCTCGGTGGCGGTCTTCGTGGACGGCGAGCCGGTGGTGGATGTCTGGGGCGGATACGCCGACGCGGACCGCACCATCCCGTGGCAGCGCGACACGATCACCGGCGTGTGGTCCGTCACCAAGACGATGACGGCACTGTGTGCCCTCGTCCTGGCTGACCGCAGTCAGCTCGACATGGACGCGCCGGTGGCCCGGTACTGGCCGGAGTTCGCCACGGCGGGCAAGGACCGGGTGCTGGTACGGCACCTGCTCGCGCACACCGCGGGCCTGCCCCACTGGGACGGCCCGGTCGAAGAGCTGTACGACTGGCCGTCCGCCACGGCGCGCCTCGCCGCCCAGGCTCCGCTGTGGGAGCCGGGCACCGCGGCCGGATACCACTCGTTGACCCAGGGTTACCTCGTGGGCGAGGTGGTGCGCCGGATCACGGGCCGCAGCATGGGCGAGTTCTTCGCCGCCGAGGTGGCCGGCCCGCTCGGCGCGGACTTCCGTATCGGGCTGTCCGCCGAGCACGACCACCGGGTCGCGCTCGCGGTCCCGCCGCCGTCACACGACGAGGACTACCTCGCCAGCGCGCCCGGAGCCACCGCGGCTCCCGCCGCCGGGACCGGGATCCGCGTCCGGGACGGCAACAGTGTCGCCTGGCGCCGCGCGCAGATTCCCGCGGCGGGCGGCTTCGGCAATGCCCGCTCGGTCGCTCTCGTCCAGTCGGTGATGGCCTGCGGGGGGACGGTGCGCGGTGTGCGGCTGCTGTCACAGGCAGGCTGCGACCGTGCATGGGAGGAGCAGTTCCGCGGCGAGGACCGCGTCCTGGGCATGCCGATGCGCTACGGCCTGGGGTACGGCCTGTTCGGCAGTACCTACGGCTGGGGAGGTTGGGGCGGCTCGATGGTCATGATCGAGCCCGACGCCCGCATGGTGGTGGCGTACGTGACGAACCAGATGCGCGAGCCAGGCCACGACAACCGTGGACTGGAGGTCGTGATGGCCGCCTATGACGGCGTCACGGCCCTGCGCTCCTGA
- a CDS encoding SMI1/KNR4 family protein: protein MTHPTAFNWRPFLLRWSEEWADSLPDDATRSEEDEAARQARWLGFPPASKERIFAMEERLGRRMPPSYREFLKVSDGWQHAGGFVRLLAGTTDARWHNNESGLADMFEEYLDDDAGPAERRSADIWRRGLQLDVVSDITHVLLDPEDVDEDGEWAVYTWASWRAAPPERYANFAEFMRSMHQEFHGLRARPAAGEPEFVNDTTRELDALVEQARLEALRGDWERAEQALDEARKYGRPRAAGLGDQIRRLLGRTYMVSFEDLATDPQYAPELLPSLVTEHAARSYGDDSTLRFDLRGAGDDVVSLAYATLEQVRNGTYRYTATGPFGEAVERARELARWGDTDAAWRTLMDALPVWQPLGPDHLAPLGWVADPLLGPLLTPERGRELLSTPRGGQAGEAPVRAAGLDPDNLAWLADPDAHGDRTSYRFVLVEAVEPEGLPGRLADANEATLVAPMTAHEARQRLLHGQREFSSYDDRALMAVGRAGSRWSFAFDGAPASFDPQRFISPAAGASAGTRAVVVWSGLRTRHGQPFFHLSVAQDGTEQYAFTYADGETHRTGRIPRVLDPDRFFTSRQEATEAERPLLEALTDVFDARLPRHAITNGRLHTFTTHSWTRPPENGETYAVISMNWNAER from the coding sequence ATGACACATCCGACAGCGTTCAACTGGCGTCCGTTCCTGCTCAGATGGAGCGAGGAGTGGGCGGACTCCCTGCCCGACGACGCGACACGAAGCGAGGAGGACGAAGCCGCCCGGCAGGCCCGATGGCTGGGATTTCCGCCCGCGTCCAAGGAGCGGATCTTCGCCATGGAGGAGCGCCTCGGTCGACGGATGCCCCCGTCGTACCGGGAGTTCCTCAAGGTCAGCGACGGGTGGCAGCACGCCGGCGGGTTCGTCAGGCTCTTGGCGGGGACCACGGACGCACGCTGGCACAACAACGAGTCCGGGCTCGCGGACATGTTCGAGGAGTACCTGGACGACGACGCCGGTCCCGCCGAACGGCGGTCGGCCGACATCTGGCGGCGCGGGCTCCAGCTCGACGTCGTGTCCGACATCACCCACGTCCTCCTGGACCCCGAGGATGTGGACGAGGACGGCGAGTGGGCCGTGTACACGTGGGCGAGCTGGCGGGCCGCACCACCCGAACGGTACGCGAACTTCGCCGAGTTCATGCGGTCCATGCACCAGGAGTTCCACGGCCTGCGGGCACGCCCGGCCGCCGGGGAACCGGAGTTCGTCAACGACACGACGCGAGAGCTGGACGCCCTGGTGGAGCAGGCCCGGCTGGAGGCGCTGCGCGGCGACTGGGAACGGGCGGAGCAGGCGCTGGACGAGGCGAGGAAGTACGGCAGGCCGCGGGCCGCCGGCCTGGGCGATCAGATACGCCGCTTGCTCGGACGGACCTACATGGTGTCCTTCGAGGACCTGGCGACCGACCCGCAGTACGCGCCCGAGCTCCTGCCCTCGCTGGTCACCGAGCACGCGGCGCGCTCGTACGGGGACGACTCCACGTTGCGGTTCGACCTGCGGGGAGCCGGTGACGACGTGGTGTCGCTGGCCTACGCGACGCTGGAACAGGTGCGCAACGGCACGTACCGGTACACGGCGACCGGACCGTTCGGCGAAGCGGTGGAGCGGGCACGGGAGCTGGCGCGGTGGGGCGACACCGACGCGGCATGGCGGACGCTGATGGACGCTCTGCCGGTCTGGCAGCCGCTGGGCCCCGACCACCTGGCGCCGCTGGGCTGGGTGGCCGACCCCCTGCTCGGCCCTCTGCTGACCCCGGAGCGGGGCCGCGAGCTGCTGTCCACCCCCAGGGGCGGACAGGCAGGTGAGGCACCGGTCCGGGCGGCCGGCCTCGACCCGGACAACCTGGCATGGCTCGCGGACCCGGACGCCCACGGCGACCGCACGTCCTACCGGTTCGTCCTGGTCGAAGCCGTGGAACCGGAGGGTCTGCCCGGACGCCTCGCGGACGCGAACGAGGCAACGCTGGTCGCCCCCATGACTGCCCACGAGGCGCGCCAGCGACTGCTCCACGGGCAGCGGGAGTTCTCGTCCTACGACGACAGAGCCCTCATGGCGGTCGGCCGGGCCGGCAGTCGTTGGAGCTTCGCCTTCGACGGCGCTCCCGCCTCCTTCGACCCGCAGCGGTTCATCTCCCCGGCAGCGGGCGCCAGCGCGGGCACCCGCGCGGTGGTCGTGTGGAGCGGCCTGAGAACCCGCCACGGACAGCCGTTCTTCCACCTTTCCGTAGCGCAGGACGGCACGGAGCAGTACGCCTTCACGTACGCGGACGGCGAGACGCATCGCACCGGACGGATACCCCGGGTACTGGACCCGGACCGGTTCTTCACCTCCCGGCAGGAGGCCACCGAGGCGGAACGGCCGCTGCTGGAGGCCCTGACCGACGTGTTCGATGCCCGCCTGCCACGCCACGCGATCACGAATGGACGGCTGCACACGTTCACCACCCATTCCTGGACACGGCCGCCGGAAAACGGGGAGACCTACGCCGTGATCAGCATGAACTGGAACGCGGAGCGCTGA
- a CDS encoding sigma-70 family RNA polymerase sigma factor has protein sequence METSPTPAGRAMHSRTAPGRSAQQADGFLGALYERHGSVLLGFAARLLDGDWHRAEDIVQEVAFRAWQRADDLDPTTNALRPWLFTVVRNLVIDVHRSRKARPLEAEAADIPLSSVPDGVDRTLTRQVVVAAMRELAPYHREVLVHVYYMGRSLPQTAKLLGVPPGTVKSRMYHATRALREGLNSRGLTAA, from the coding sequence GTGGAGACATCGCCGACGCCGGCCGGGCGCGCCATGCATTCCCGTACCGCACCGGGCCGTTCGGCACAGCAGGCAGACGGGTTCCTCGGAGCCCTGTACGAGCGTCACGGGTCGGTCTTGTTGGGCTTCGCGGCCCGGCTGCTGGACGGCGACTGGCACCGTGCGGAGGACATCGTGCAGGAGGTGGCGTTCCGTGCTTGGCAGCGTGCCGACGATCTCGATCCCACCACGAATGCGCTGCGTCCATGGCTGTTCACCGTCGTCCGCAACCTGGTCATCGACGTCCACCGCTCGCGCAAGGCCCGGCCCCTGGAAGCCGAAGCCGCGGACATTCCTCTCTCGTCCGTGCCCGACGGAGTCGATCGCACCCTGACCCGGCAGGTGGTGGTCGCAGCCATGCGGGAGCTGGCGCCGTACCACCGCGAGGTCCTGGTTCACGTGTACTACATGGGCCGCAGTCTCCCCCAGACAGCGAAGCTGCTGGGGGTGCCGCCAGGCACGGTCAAGTCACGTATGTACCACGCGACGCGTGCGCTACGCGAGGGGCTCAACAGTCGCGGTCTGACTGCGGCTTGA
- a CDS encoding DeoR/GlpR family DNA-binding transcription regulator: MEAEERRRRIVEAARQGGSVDVGNLAAELGAAKETVRRDLRVLEEHGLVRRTHGGAYPVESAGYESTLAFRTTMHLPEKMRIAEAAAALCGDAESVFIDEGYTPQLIAAALPADRPFTAITASLATAALLAARDHVTVVLLGGRVRGGTVATADHWTAGMLSEFVVDLAYIGANGISREYGLTTPDPAVSQVKQQAVRASRRRIFSGVYTKFGAVSLCRFAEAADFEAIVTDTRLPQSEAHRYSLLGPHVLRV; encoded by the coding sequence GTGGAGGCCGAGGAGCGTCGGCGGCGCATCGTGGAGGCCGCTCGCCAGGGGGGATCGGTGGATGTCGGCAATCTCGCCGCAGAGCTGGGGGCGGCCAAGGAGACCGTACGGCGTGATCTGCGAGTGCTGGAGGAGCACGGTCTGGTGCGGCGTACGCACGGGGGCGCGTACCCGGTGGAAAGCGCGGGCTACGAGTCCACCCTGGCGTTCCGCACCACCATGCACCTGCCCGAGAAGATGCGGATCGCGGAGGCCGCGGCGGCGCTGTGCGGCGATGCGGAGAGCGTCTTCATCGACGAGGGGTACACGCCACAGCTCATCGCCGCGGCGCTGCCCGCCGACCGGCCGTTCACCGCGATCACGGCCTCGTTGGCCACCGCGGCGTTGCTGGCCGCCAGGGATCACGTCACGGTGGTGCTCCTGGGCGGCCGGGTGCGGGGTGGCACCGTCGCCACGGCTGACCACTGGACGGCGGGCATGCTGTCCGAATTCGTCGTCGACCTGGCGTACATCGGCGCCAACGGCATCTCCCGGGAGTACGGTCTCACCACCCCCGACCCGGCGGTCAGTCAGGTCAAGCAGCAGGCGGTACGGGCGTCCCGACGCCGGATCTTCTCGGGCGTGTACACCAAGTTCGGCGCGGTGAGCCTGTGCCGCTTCGCCGAGGCCGCGGACTTCGAGGCCATCGTCACCGACACCCGGCTGCCGCAGAGCGAGGCACACCGGTATTCGCTGCTGGGCCCGCATGTGCTGCGCGTCTGA
- a CDS encoding NAD(P)H-dependent flavin oxidoreductase translates to MGVLSTRLTEKFAVPYPFVCAGMGFAGGTSELAVAVTGAGGIGAVGAALMPAGRLREIIHEIRAGVGEAPFHINLITYFDNTEHLQVCVEERVPAVSFHWGHPPARQIEQLRTAGVSVWEQVGSAEAAERAVEDGVEVVVAQGWEAGGHNYGGLPTMVGVPAVVDAVGGRALVLAAGGITDGRQVAAALCLGADGVWVGTRLVASTEAHVHPEHHCRLVACRGEDTVRTAVFGPEWPDFNPMRVQRDRVVSEWHDRLNEVPTDRAALEQVGTTVFQGEPTVLRKFNVLPPVPGTEGDWEEMPWLMGQGVGLVRDVKPAGDIVREMVGEAERTLARFRDGGTSGTLKG, encoded by the coding sequence ATGGGTGTGCTGTCCACCAGGCTGACCGAGAAGTTCGCCGTCCCGTACCCCTTCGTTTGCGCAGGCATGGGCTTCGCGGGTGGAACATCCGAGCTGGCGGTGGCTGTCACCGGCGCGGGTGGTATCGGCGCGGTGGGGGCCGCGCTCATGCCCGCAGGCCGCCTCCGGGAGATCATCCACGAGATCCGGGCGGGCGTCGGGGAGGCACCGTTCCACATCAACTTGATCACGTACTTCGACAACACCGAACATCTTCAGGTCTGCGTCGAGGAACGGGTTCCGGCCGTTTCCTTCCACTGGGGGCACCCGCCGGCCCGTCAGATCGAGCAGCTACGGACGGCGGGGGTGTCGGTGTGGGAGCAGGTGGGCTCCGCCGAGGCGGCCGAGCGCGCCGTCGAAGACGGGGTGGAGGTCGTCGTGGCGCAGGGCTGGGAGGCCGGCGGGCACAACTATGGGGGGCTGCCCACCATGGTCGGTGTCCCTGCCGTCGTGGATGCCGTGGGAGGGCGGGCGTTGGTGCTCGCCGCGGGTGGGATCACCGACGGGCGCCAGGTGGCGGCGGCTCTGTGCCTGGGCGCCGACGGCGTCTGGGTGGGCACTCGGCTCGTCGCCTCGACGGAGGCTCATGTGCATCCCGAGCACCATTGCCGCCTGGTTGCTTGCCGGGGAGAGGATACGGTCCGTACGGCGGTGTTCGGGCCAGAGTGGCCGGATTTCAATCCGATGCGGGTGCAGCGCGACCGTGTGGTGTCCGAGTGGCATGACCGGCTGAATGAAGTGCCGACCGACCGTGCTGCGCTGGAGCAGGTCGGCACCACGGTGTTCCAGGGAGAGCCGACTGTGCTGCGCAAGTTCAACGTGCTGCCGCCGGTGCCTGGGACAGAGGGGGACTGGGAGGAGATGCCCTGGTTGATGGGGCAGGGAGTGGGGCTGGTCCGTGATGTCAAGCCTGCGGGGGACATCGTTCGGGAGATGGTGGGAGAGGCGGAGCGGACCCTGGCACGGTTCCGGGACGGAGGAACGTCGGGAACGCTCAAGGGCTGA
- a CDS encoding DUF6461 domain-containing protein gives MSDGIQWLAGVTTSSGWMLDVHFARGIDAEELALRMGAQRGAGAGPMTDSGAGALDVDACPDHGPGSAVVRVGEDAGWAFAITYGPYLERLEEVSQNDTEAVHYHYNSGHPPTTIMYARDGRTVCGFGLHEEDHRYGQDPDLLLPDLVAAGILEPDGKTHCHRYIDDYVHRQCRSLAVFEDRFGLSLPRAALAEDSLPVYAIMGSPAPDFEEISAWAAANDRPLPNERLRLVPTELRRRYEQATDPQWWERNGRRLT, from the coding sequence ATGAGCGACGGTATCCAGTGGTTGGCGGGCGTGACGACGAGTTCCGGATGGATGTTGGATGTGCACTTCGCCCGCGGCATCGACGCCGAGGAACTGGCACTTCGCATGGGGGCACAGCGAGGAGCGGGGGCCGGACCGATGACCGATAGCGGGGCAGGCGCCCTTGATGTCGACGCCTGTCCCGACCACGGGCCGGGCAGCGCCGTGGTGCGTGTCGGCGAGGACGCCGGCTGGGCATTCGCCATCACCTACGGTCCCTACCTCGAACGACTGGAGGAGGTATCACAGAACGACACGGAAGCCGTCCATTACCACTACAACTCCGGACATCCGCCCACCACCATCATGTATGCGCGTGACGGTCGCACCGTGTGCGGTTTTGGCCTGCACGAGGAGGACCACCGCTACGGGCAGGACCCCGACTTGCTCCTACCCGACCTCGTGGCCGCCGGCATCCTGGAGCCCGACGGCAAGACCCACTGCCATCGCTACATCGATGACTACGTCCATCGCCAATGCCGAAGCCTGGCCGTCTTCGAAGACCGCTTCGGCCTCTCCCTCCCCCGCGCCGCGCTCGCCGAAGACTCTCTTCCCGTGTACGCCATCATGGGCTCACCGGCCCCTGACTTCGAAGAAATCTCCGCGTGGGCCGCAGCCAATGACAGGCCCCTCCCGAACGAACGCCTGCGTCTGGTCCCGACCGAGCTGCGCAGGCGTTACGAGCAGGCCACCGATCCGCAGTGGTGGGAACGCAACGGACGCCGCCTCACCTGA
- a CDS encoding DUF6234 family protein has protein sequence MLLIAAFVMAALAGVFRARWTASAHLLVDLLAGGVLVVVQHQWESSHTPPWCIRYAAHC, from the coding sequence GTGCTGCTGATTGCCGCATTCGTCATGGCGGCTCTCGCGGGGGTTTTTCGTGCCCGCTGGACGGCGAGTGCGCACCTGTTGGTCGATCTCCTGGCCGGCGGGGTGTTGGTGGTAGTGCAGCATCAGTGGGAGAGCAGCCATACCCCGCCCTGGTGCATCCGCTATGCCGCGCACTGCTGA
- a CDS encoding DUF1648 domain-containing protein — MALFSSSVRLWLLPNTVLLVVMTIWGALRYPHLPGRIPKHIAGGGVDAWTDKSVGSAFLLVFVYVGVTVLMVGSAELTLRQTPRDELTNADVTPFAAAQATSSLMNRPGSRASARRLARALLLLNTCIGISLLTGCGVLWRSAPDPNLPAWLVPAMLLPFLVGTAVTITAAVKDRKR; from the coding sequence ATGGCGCTTTTCTCCTCCTCCGTCCGGCTGTGGTTGCTCCCCAATACCGTCCTGCTCGTCGTGATGACGATTTGGGGCGCGCTGCGCTATCCACACCTACCGGGGCGGATACCGAAGCACATCGCGGGCGGTGGAGTGGATGCCTGGACGGACAAGTCGGTCGGCAGCGCGTTCTTGCTGGTCTTCGTGTACGTAGGGGTGACGGTGCTGATGGTCGGCTCCGCGGAGCTGACGTTGCGGCAGACACCACGCGATGAACTGACGAACGCCGATGTCACACCGTTCGCTGCCGCCCAGGCGACGTCATCCCTGATGAACAGGCCGGGCAGCCGGGCTTCGGCACGCCGGCTCGCACGCGCCTTGCTACTGCTCAACACCTGCATAGGCATCTCTCTTCTCACAGGCTGCGGAGTGCTTTGGCGTTCCGCACCGGACCCGAACCTGCCGGCATGGCTTGTCCCGGCGATGCTCCTGCCGTTCCTTGTCGGTACAGCGGTGACGATCACTGCGGCCGTGAAGGACCGGAAACGGTGA
- a CDS encoding FAD-dependent monooxygenase — MNRRVPRASGAHSPTAVVLGGGLTGMLAATVLSPHAEVHIVERDLLPGTPAPRKGLPQAQHAHLLWSGGARIIESLLPGITQRWLTAGARRIPLPTGLVSLTSAGWLRRWPEMQYLIACSRDLLDWGVRQQVLAHPRIRVHTRTEPVGLCGTAGHITGVHVRDNATGNVQQLHAELVIDATGRGSAATAWLAALGLPPVPEEHVDSGLAYATRIFQAPAGTAHWPVVNVQSDARVPVPGQTATLVPIESARWLVTLSGTRGGQPTREASAFLPFARNVRHPIVADLIADAEPLTDVRLSRSTVNRRRRFDLLRTWPRGLIVLGDAVATYNPLYGQGMSVAAQEAAALRDALNRYGLAAPDLARRLQRTVGRLTQAPWAMATGQDILYPGAIGPQPPAAARLLRGYTDRLLKTATGDPAVTRALLDVMTLSAPLQRLLRPDVAARVLLGPVQPPLAGPPLNLPAQRVTPACSRRSAADDGTSS, encoded by the coding sequence ATGAACCGTCGAGTCCCGCGCGCCTCCGGCGCCCACTCCCCCACCGCCGTGGTACTCGGCGGCGGCCTCACCGGCATGCTGGCCGCCACCGTCCTGTCCCCTCACGCCGAGGTCCATATCGTCGAACGCGACCTGCTGCCCGGCACCCCCGCCCCGCGCAAGGGCCTGCCCCAGGCCCAGCACGCCCACCTGCTGTGGTCCGGCGGCGCCCGCATCATCGAAAGCCTGCTGCCCGGCATCACACAGCGATGGCTGACGGCGGGCGCGCGCCGTATCCCGCTGCCCACCGGGCTGGTGTCTCTCACCTCGGCGGGCTGGCTGCGCCGGTGGCCCGAAATGCAGTACCTGATCGCCTGTTCACGCGATCTGCTCGACTGGGGTGTACGCCAGCAGGTCCTGGCCCACCCCAGGATCCGCGTTCATACCCGTACCGAGCCCGTCGGACTGTGCGGCACCGCCGGGCACATCACGGGGGTCCACGTACGCGACAACGCCACCGGGAACGTACAACAACTCCACGCCGAGCTGGTGATCGATGCCACCGGCCGCGGCTCCGCGGCGACCGCCTGGCTGGCCGCGCTCGGCCTGCCGCCCGTACCGGAGGAGCACGTGGACTCCGGACTGGCCTACGCCACCCGCATCTTCCAGGCTCCTGCCGGGACAGCGCACTGGCCCGTCGTCAACGTCCAGTCCGACGCACGCGTCCCCGTCCCCGGCCAGACAGCGACCCTCGTGCCGATCGAAAGCGCACGCTGGCTGGTGACCCTGTCCGGCACCCGCGGCGGGCAGCCGACCAGAGAAGCCAGCGCCTTCCTGCCGTTCGCCCGCAACGTCCGGCACCCCATCGTCGCCGACCTCATCGCCGACGCCGAACCGCTGACCGACGTCCGCCTCTCCCGCAGCACCGTCAACCGGCGCCGCCGCTTCGACCTGCTGCGGACCTGGCCCCGCGGCCTCATCGTGCTCGGTGACGCCGTCGCCACCTACAACCCCCTGTACGGCCAGGGCATGTCGGTCGCCGCCCAGGAAGCCGCCGCCCTGCGCGACGCGCTGAACCGCTACGGCCTGGCCGCCCCGGACCTGGCCCGGCGCCTGCAGCGCACCGTGGGACGCCTGACCCAGGCACCCTGGGCCATGGCCACCGGCCAGGACATCCTCTACCCCGGCGCCATCGGCCCCCAGCCCCCCGCGGCCGCCCGACTCCTGCGCGGCTACACCGACCGGCTCCTGAAGACCGCCACCGGCGACCCGGCCGTCACCCGGGCCCTGCTCGACGTGATGACCCTGTCCGCACCGCTGCAACGCCTGTTACGGCCGGACGTGGCCGCCAGAGTCCTGCTGGGTCCCGTGCAACCACCCCTCGCCGGACCTCCGTTGAACCTGCCGGCCCAGCGTGTCACACCAGCCTGCTCCCGGCGTTCTGCGGCGGATGACGGCACCAGTTCGTGA